CGCCGCGACGATGCTCAGCCCCCGGCCGTTGAGCGCGTCGGCGGTCGCGGACCGTACCTGCGGAACGCTGCCGGAACCGCCGTCGGTGACCTTGATCCGGACCGTGGCGCCGCGGTTGAGCGGAATCAGCTGGCAGGTGATCCGTACCATCCCGTCCGGCAGCGGTCGGGCATGTCGGACAGCATTGCCTACCAACTCCGCGACCACCGCCATCACATCGGACAGCAAGGTGGGCCGAACCCGGTTGGCCAGCGCCGTGGCCAGTTTGTGTCGGGCAAGCCGTGCGCCGCTGACGTGGTGCGGCACCAGAACGCTCCATGTTCGTCCGGCCAGAACCACGGTCACCCCCGCCTCCTCTCACCCGCGGGGTAGCCGTACCTCCGCGACCGTTCCCCCGCCGGCTCGTGGCCGTAGGGACACCCATCCGTGCTGTCGCTCGATGATCTGCCGGACCAGGTAGAGCCCGAGACCCGCGCCCGGGTAGCGACGCTGGTCGCCGGATTCGCCCTGCCAGAACCGGTCGAACGCTCGTTCCACGTGCTCAGGACGTACCCCGATGCCCCGATCACTAATCCGGAACACGACGGTGCGTTGGTCGGACGCGGCGGTCAACTCCACCGGCGTATCGGCCGGTGAGTACTTGTCCGCGTTGGTGGCCAATTCGGTCAGTACGGTCGCCAGGCTGCCCCGGTCACCGAAGGCTTTGGGCAGATCCGTCGGCAGGTCGATGGTGAGCCGGCGGCGCAGGTCGGCTGGCAACGTGGCGGCCGCCGCCCGCAGCGTCTCCACCAGATCGAACGGGGCGGCGGGGGTGCCGCTCACCGGCCCGGCGTCGTTGGCGGCGGACAGCAGCCGGTCGACCAGCCGAGCCAACTCGGTCGCCCGTTGACCCAGCACCCGGGCGGCTTCCCGGCGCTCCTGGTCGCCGAGCGAGTCCCAGTGCTCGCTCAGCGTCTCCGCGTACCCCTTGATGACGGTGACCGGCGTGCGCAGCTCGTGGCTGGTGACCGCGATGAACAGATCGACGTCGTGGTCCCGGCGATGCTGGTCGGTGATGTCGCGGAAGGTCACGACCCGCGATTCCACGAAACCTGGGAGCTCGCCCGACGTGATCCGCAGCCAGCGGCTGTCGGTGAGCTGGTGGTCGATCACCTGACCGGGCGGCGGGACCGGAAAGGGGATCGGGCGGTGCAGGCACTGGGCCGCCGGCTCGCCGGTGAGCTGCTCGGCGGCCGGGTTCCACAGCCGTACGCAGCCCTCCTTGTCGATGATGGCGAGCCCGTCGGCGAGCGCGGCGACCACCGGCCCGTCACCGTGCACCGGCAGGCCGGTCTGATCGCCGTAGATGTGGGCGATACAGGAGGAGAGGTAAGCGATTAGGGTGTGATGCTCGGCACTGGCCGTCCCGTCCCGGTCCGGGTAGTACGCGTGCAGACTTCCGATGAGCACGCCGCCGATCTCCGCCCGTGCGGTCAGCATCCGGTGCAGGCCACGTCCGGCGATCTGATCGGCCTGTTCCGCCGAGAGCGCCTGCACCGGAAACTCGACCGTACGGGGGCCGGCCAGCAGTCGGGCGTTCGCCGGATCGGAGAGCCGGATCGGACGGCCGATCGACCACTCCGCTTCACCAGAGGCGGCGATGATCCGGCCGTCGCGGGGCCCGTACTCGGCGAACGAGGTGCCGGCCGCGCCGAGGGCCCGCTGGGCCAGCCGGAGAAGGTGGTGCAGCACCGGCAGGCCGGAATCCCCACTGTTGATCATGTCGAGGACGACGGTGTGACCGGCGATCAGGCTGGGGTAGTCGGGACGTTCCGGCATGATCTGAGTCTGCCCGCTGGCGACCGATTTCGGCAGTGGCCGGTGCGCCGAGCGTCCGCCGCCATCCGATCACCGGCCGCCATCCGATCACCGGCCGCCATCCGATCACCGGCCGCCATCCGATCACCGGCAGGCGGGACGGTCGGCTATCGCACCAGCGGTGGCGCTCCGGTTTCGCTCGTCATCGGCCGCCCGGACGCCGCCCAGTCCTGCATGCCGCCGGCCAGGTTGCGGACGTTGTCCCAACCGTGCTGCGTCAGGTAGGCCACGACCTGCCCGGACCGGCCGCCGGAGCGGCACACGACCACCACGTCACCGTCCTGCGGGATCTCGGCGAGCCGCGCCGGAACCTCCATCATCGGCAGATGGTGAGCACCGGGCGCGTGCCCGGCGACCCACTCGTCGGGCTCGCGGACGTCGAGTAGGTAGGCGTCGTCGCCGACGTCGGTTGCCTCGACCGTGGGGATCGGTGGTCCGTACATGGGTCCAGCCTATTGCCGGCTACTGCTGTCCGGCGAGTACGGTCGGGTTGGCGAGGATGAACTCGGCGAGGTTGTCGTCCTTCACGGCCCGGAACATGTCCCGGCTGAGCTCGTCGAGTTCTTCCCGACCCTGGCCGTTGCCGTTGAAGCTACCGCCGTTGGTCCGCAACATGACGAGGTCGTTGGCGGCCACCCCGCGCAGGGTGAAGACGAAGTCGGCGACCGGAACTCCGCCGGTGTCCAGCACGAACGCCTTACCGGCGGCCTCCATCAGCTCACGCAGCTTCAGCGGGTTGGTCATCACGCCGTCGGCCATGGCCTTCTTGGCCATCCCCTTGAGCAGCTTCTGCTGGTTCTTCTGCCGGTCGTAGTCACCGTTTTCCAGCCCGTACCGCTGCCGGGAGAAGTCCAGCGCCTCCCAGCCTTCCATCTGGCGGCAGCCCTTCTCGTGCACCACCTGCTGCTTGTCCCCACTGACCTTGTCGGCGTCGCTGTTCCACATGGGCTTGCCGTCGACCAGGGTCATGTGGGCCGACGGGGTGTCCGCGTCGACGCAGATCGGGATGCTGCCGAGGCTGTCGATGACCGCCCGGAAGCCGCTGAAGTTGATGATCGCGGCCCCGTCGAAGCTGATCCCGGTCATGCCCTTGATGGTCTCGGCCATCAGTTGGGCTCCCCCGGCGTGACCGGCACCGTTCTGTGCGCCGTGAAAGAACGCCTCGGTGGCCTTGGCGGTGCCGCCGCTGAAGCCGCTGGCCGGGAAGGCCGGCACCTGGACCTCGGTGTCCCTGGGGATCGAGATCAGGTACGCCTGGTCGTGGGTGGCCGGGATGTGCAGGATGATGATCGTGTCGGCCCGGGTGTCGGACTCCGCCCAGCTGCCGCGGTGGTCGATGCCGAGCAGCAGCAGGTCGATCGGGCCTTCGAGGCTGTCACCGCCCTCGGCGTCGGTCTTGCCGGCCACGCCGAGCAGGTTCGCCTGATCGATGTTGCCGGTGGCCTGGTCGATCAACCATTTGCTGCCGACGATCGTGGTGCCGCTGAGCATCATCAGCACGGCGCCCATGATCACCATCGCCCGGGCCCAGCCCGGGTCCTTGCGGCGAGTCCGCTTGCTGGCCGGTCCGCTGGAACGGCCGCGACCACCTGGCCGCCGTCCGGATCCGCCGCGAGCCGCGTGCGGGTTCGCCGACTCGATCGACGTCGTGCGTCGGCGGGTCTGAACCGGCATGCCTGCTCCTGGGGGCGTGACAATAAGGCGTGCCCACTATACGGACCTTCGATGGATTATGCGATGCCGCCGGGGTTTCGGATGTGTATCGGCTCGCGGTGGTCACTCAGCGGGAAGGAAGTACGTCAGTCAGTCACCGGCACCCGGGCTCGGTGTCACATTGGCCTGCACCCACGCGGTCATCTGATCCGCCGCGATCGCCTGGTACATGGACAGCGCCTTCTCCCGGTCGGACACGACCACCGACTCTCCGTTGATCGTCTCGCTCCCGTTGTGCGGGCTGGTCATGAAGTGCAGGTTCTCGCCCCGCAGCTTGCGGAACTGGATCGCCATGTCCACCAACGAGAAGTCCTCGTCGACGGTGACCGCCTTGGTCGTTGCCTTGAGAAACGAGTTGAGCTTGGCGGGGTTCGACAATGTGCCAGAGCTCACAGCCTTGTCCATCAGCGCGCGGAGGAACTCCTGCTGGTGGCGCATGCGGGCGAAGTCACCGTCCGGGAACTGCTTGCGCTGCCGGATCCAGTCCAGCGCTTCCTCGCCATTCATGTGGTTGACGCCCGCGCTGAATTGCCGGAACGGTTTGTGGATCGAGGTCGTGTCCTGCTCGACGGTGAGATCGACGCCACCGAGCGCATCGGTCACCTCGACGAATCCGCCAAAATCGATGGCCATGACATGATTGATCCGGACATCGGTGAAGCATTCGACCGTCCGTACCGCCAGCGGCATGCCGCCGAAAGCGAACGCGGCGTTGACCTTCGCCCGCTGCCCGGTCTCGCACCCGGCCGACGCGTCGGCCGGGATCGGTACGTACAGGTCACGCGGAATGGAGACCAGGTACGCGCGATCGTGCGTCGACGGAATGTGCATCAGGATGATGGTGTCCGCCCGCCACTTCCCCGCCTGGTCCAGCGGCGCGTCCGGATCCCGAGAGTCCGTGCCGATCATCAGGATGTTGAGCGCGCCGTCGACCGAATTCGGCGGCCGACCCTCGGTGATCGCCGAGAAGGGGTCCGTACGGCCGAGATCCTGGTCGAGTCCTCGGGCGTACGCCCACAGCCCACCGCCAGCCAGCAGCGCCAGCACCAGCAGCGCCGCCACACCGACCAGCGCGATCCGGCCCCACCGGGGGCGGACCCGACGGGGCGACCGACCGTACTCGCCGCCGCCCGTGCCGTAACCACCGGGACCGCGCCCACCCGGGCCACCCGGGCCGCCCGCCGTCCGGTAACCGCCAGCGGCCGCTGCCCGGCCCGCGCGGTACCGACCGCTGGCCGCCCCTGCGGATTCGTGCGGGTGCCCGCTCACGCCGTGCCCGCTCACGCCGTGCCCGCCCGGACGTCCGCTCGGTCCGTAGCCGCCCTGATCCCCGGCCGATCCGGGTACCCGGGCCCGACCGGCGGACGAGCCGACCGACGAGCCGTCGGACCGGCGCTGCGCGGGGCGACCCTGGCCGAACACCGAGCCGTCGGCGGGGCGTGCACCGTAGGGGCTGCTGAGTGACATGCCTCCAGCGTACGTATCGCGCGCTCGTGGACCACAGCGTCGGCGCGCCGGTTGGCCCGATCCGGGGAGACGCGGATTCGGCCAGCCCGGCCGTCGGATCAGCCCGGCCCGCAGACTCAGGTCTGCCCGCAGGCTCAGCCCGGCCCGCCGAGCCGATGCCGGAAGTAGGCGATGGTGCGGCGCAACCCGTCCTCGGGTCCGACGGTGGGGTGATAGCCCAGCCGGGTCCGGGCTAGGGTCAGATCGGGTCGGCGCATCTCCGGGTCGTCCGAGGACCGGGTCACGAAGTCGATCGTCGAGGAACTGCCCACCAGGTCGATGACCAACTGGGCGAGGTCGCGCATGGAGAGCTCGTGCTCGGTGCCACAGTTGATCGGCCCGGTCTCGGTCGAATCGAGCAACGCGACGATCCCGGTGACCAGATCCTCGACGTAACAGATGGACCGGGTCTGCGCCCCGGTACCGTGCACGGTGATCGGCTCACCACGCAGCGCCTGGCTGATGAAGGTGGGAACGGCGCGACCGTCGTCCGGCCGCATCCGGGGCCCGTACGTGTTGAAGATCCGGACGATGCCGGCGTCGAGCGCCCGGTAGCGGTGATAGGCCATCGTCGCGGACTCGGAGAACCGCTTGCCTTCGTCGTAGACGCTCCGGACACCGATCGGATTGACGTTGCCCCAATAGCTCTCCGGCTGCGGATGCACCAACGGATCGCCGTACGCCTCCGAGGTGGAGGCCATGATGAACCGGGCCTGGTCGGCCACCGCGCGATCCAGCAGGTGCAGCGTCCCCAGCGAGCCGACCCGCAGGATCTCGATCGGCAGCCCGGCGAAGTCCGTCGGACTGGCCGGTGACGCCAGGTGCATGACCGCGTCGAACCGCTGCTGGATGGCCGGGTGGTGATGTGGCAAGCCGTCGGAGACATCCGCCTCGACCAACGTGAAGCGCGACTCGTCGGACAAATGAGCCACGTTCTCCTTCGACCCGGTGACGAAGTTGTCCACCGCCACCACCGCGCAACCGCGCGCTACCAGCCGGTCGACCAGGTGGGAGCCGACGAATCCCGCACCACCGGTGACCAGCACGCGGTGACCGTCGCCGAATCGGGGAACAGGCAGCATGTCACTGAGCCTAGTGGTAGGGAGGTACCTGGACTGCGGTTGCCACCCGGGTACGGCATGCTCCACACCACTCGGTGTGTGTCCCGTCGCGTCCCGTACGGCGCTGTTCGTGGGGCGGTCGCCGTCGGCCGCGCCCGGGTGTCTGCCGTGCCGCGCCGGGATCAGCCGAGCTCCCGGTACCGCCCCCGGTAGTGGATCAGCGGAGCGTCAGTGCCGTCGCCAATCGAGATTTGCTCCACGGTCGCCTCGACCAACATCCCCCAGCCGTACGGCCGGACGACGTCCACCCGGGCACCGGCCCACGCCGCCGCTACCGGCAGCACCGGACCGTACTCGGTGATCTGCCAGTCGATCCCCGCGAACAGGCCGCCCGGGGCCGGCATCAGTCCGGCGAAGCGGTCGGCCAGCTGCCGGTGGCCCGGACCGAGTGGCGCCACCGCGAACCGACCCGACTCCTCGATCACCTCCAGCAACTGCGACTCCCCGTCCAGCAGGCCGAGTAGCCGTGGCGGGTCGCCGTCCGCGAGCACCGTCGAGGAGACGGTGAGGCCGGCCGGCGGCGCGACCGCGCCATTCGGCTCGTTGGTGCCGGCGGCCTGGTCCGGCCGGCCGCCGCCAGCGGTCCAGAGGGTGACCGCGGTGGCCAGCCGGCCCCGGAGTCGACGTGCGGGCGAACGTTCCTGCTCTGGGGTGGCAAACGGGTCGCTGTGGTGGATCTCGGCGCCGGGCTCGGGATGATTCACGTGAAACATAGTGCCCGAGGACAGACGGTTGTCGGATTGGCTGGCGGTGGCTAGCGGCGCGGCGTCACTGTCGCCAGCAGCTCCGGCATCCGCCTGTCGAGCAGGTCCCCGGTGATGTGCAGGCCGAGCAGCGCCGCGCCGAAGCCGTACCCGACACCGACCGGCAGCGCCAGCCAGCGCCAGACGTCACCGAGCAGTGCGGTCGCCACCACCATCGGCACCGCCGCCGCTGCCGCCGCGATCATCGAGGCGAACACGAGAAGGCTCTTGGCCATCCCCGCACCAGTGTTGAGCGCGAACGGGTTGGACGTCTCCGGTAGCGAGTACGCGCCGATCACCGAGACGATCAGGTTCACCGCCAGACCGGTGCCGTACGCGGCGAACAGCGTCCCGGCCGCTACCGTGATCCAGCCCGGCCGGCCGAGGAACAGCCCGAGCGCCACCGAGATCACCGCCAGCATCGGCACGATGTAAATGGAGAACCCGACCAACCGGGCCCGCAACTCCAGCCGCCCGGGTACCCCGGCGACGACGTTGGCCGCGTACGCGCTGCCGTCGAAACCGAACTGGTTGGCCAGGGTCGCGGCGGCCAGTGCCCCGACGAAGAGCATGGAGAGGCCGAGAGTGGTCGCCGAACCGGACGCCCCGGTGGAGACCTCGACCCCGGATCCGCCGGCGACCATGCTCGCCGTACCGACGTTGAGGATCACCGGCACGAACACGCCGACCACCGCGGTGGTGATCAGGTTGGCCCGTCGGCGCATGTCCCGCCACCAGTAAAGCGTCTCCCGGGCGACCAGGGCGCCGTAGCGGTCCCGACCGAGCCAGCGCAGCGGCCGGGGAAACAGTTGGGAGACCGGCGCACCCAGTTCGCCACGTTCCGCCTTCGCCGGTCCGCTGTTCGCGGTGCCGACCATCGCCGACTCCAGCGACCGGGACCACCACCAGAGCAGTCCGGCGATGGTGGCGGCGGTGATCGCCAGCTTCAGCGGTACGGCCCAGATCCGTCCCTCGACGACGTCGACGCCGAGACTGTACGGCGCGGCCAGCGGCGTCCACCCGACGATCTCGGCCAGCTGCGCCAGCCGACCCCAGTCCGCGCCCTCCAGCCGGCCGATGACCAGCAGCTGCAGGGGGCCGATCAGCGCGGCCAGGACGGCCAGTAGCACCGCGGCCAGGTCGCGGACCCGCCGCGAGCGGAGCATGCCGGCGAACGCGCTGGTGATCGCCCGGCTGGCCGCCACGCCGAGGACAAGCCCGGCGGAGACCCCCACCAGCTGGACAGCGCCGGCCAGCACACCGCCCAGTACCGTCGCCGACACCACCAGGCCCAACGTCGCCAGTAGCACGGCGGCGGTCGGCACTCCGACCAGCGCGGCGGCCAGCAGTCCGGTGACCAGGGTCCGGCGGCCGATCGGCAGCAGCGCGAAGCGGGCCGGGTCGAGGGTTTCGTCGACGCCGAAGAACACCAGCGGAAGCAGCAGCCAGCCGAGCACCAGCAGCCCGCCACCGAATCCGCTGACCAGCACGAAGCCCTGTTCGCTGCCGACGAAGCCGGGTGCGGCGGAGATGAGGAAACCGTTGGCGGCCAGCCACAGGCCGGCGATGATGCCGCCGACGTACATAGTGATCCGCCAGCCCTGGCCGCGCAGGTTGTTGCCCATCACCCGCAACTTGAGCCGGACGAAATGCCGCGCGGACACCGGCCGTCCGGACACTGACGGCACTGCGGCCGGCGCCGCAGACGGCGCCGACGGTCCTGCCGGGTGCGGACTCACAGCCATGCCAGCTCCTCGCCGGTGGCGGTCCGACCGCCGACGACCTCGACGAACACCTCTTCCAGCGACCGACCCGAGCGTACGTCGTCGAGCGTGCCGACCCGCTTGATCACCCCGTCGGCGAGGATCGCTACGTGGCTGCAGAGCCGTTCGACCACGTCCATGACGTGGCTGGAGAAGATCACCGTCCCGCCACCGGAGACGTACCGCTGCAGGATGTCGCGGATCAGCGCGGCCGAAACCGGGTCGACGGCCTCGAACGGTTCGTCGAGCACCAGCAGCCGTGGCCCGTGTAGCAGCGCGCAGGCCAGTCCGATCTTCTTCTTCATCCCGGCCGAATAGTCGACGACCAGGGTGCGCCCGGAGTCACGCAGCGCCAGCACGTCGAGTAGCTCG
The sequence above is a segment of the Solwaraspora sp. WMMD406 genome. Coding sequences within it:
- a CDS encoding LCP family protein, whose amino-acid sequence is MSLSSPYGARPADGSVFGQGRPAQRRSDGSSVGSSAGRARVPGSAGDQGGYGPSGRPGGHGVSGHGVSGHPHESAGAASGRYRAGRAAAAGGYRTAGGPGGPGGRGPGGYGTGGGEYGRSPRRVRPRWGRIALVGVAALLVLALLAGGGLWAYARGLDQDLGRTDPFSAITEGRPPNSVDGALNILMIGTDSRDPDAPLDQAGKWRADTIILMHIPSTHDRAYLVSIPRDLYVPIPADASAGCETGQRAKVNAAFAFGGMPLAVRTVECFTDVRINHVMAIDFGGFVEVTDALGGVDLTVEQDTTSIHKPFRQFSAGVNHMNGEEALDWIRQRKQFPDGDFARMRHQQEFLRALMDKAVSSGTLSNPAKLNSFLKATTKAVTVDEDFSLVDMAIQFRKLRGENLHFMTSPHNGSETINGESVVVSDREKALSMYQAIAADQMTAWVQANVTPSPGAGD
- a CDS encoding ATP-binding protein, whose translation is MPERPDYPSLIAGHTVVLDMINSGDSGLPVLHHLLRLAQRALGAAGTSFAEYGPRDGRIIAASGEAEWSIGRPIRLSDPANARLLAGPRTVEFPVQALSAEQADQIAGRGLHRMLTARAEIGGVLIGSLHAYYPDRDGTASAEHHTLIAYLSSCIAHIYGDQTGLPVHGDGPVVAALADGLAIIDKEGCVRLWNPAAEQLTGEPAAQCLHRPIPFPVPPPGQVIDHQLTDSRWLRITSGELPGFVESRVVTFRDITDQHRRDHDVDLFIAVTSHELRTPVTVIKGYAETLSEHWDSLGDQERREAARVLGQRATELARLVDRLLSAANDAGPVSGTPAAPFDLVETLRAAAATLPADLRRRLTIDLPTDLPKAFGDRGSLATVLTELATNADKYSPADTPVELTAASDQRTVVFRISDRGIGVRPEHVERAFDRFWQGESGDQRRYPGAGLGLYLVRQIIERQHGWVSLRPRAGGGTVAEVRLPRG
- a CDS encoding rhodanese-like domain-containing protein, coding for MYGPPIPTVEATDVGDDAYLLDVREPDEWVAGHAPGAHHLPMMEVPARLAEIPQDGDVVVVCRSGGRSGQVVAYLTQHGWDNVRNLAGGMQDWAASGRPMTSETGAPPLVR
- a CDS encoding GDP-mannose 4,6-dehydratase — protein: MLPVPRFGDGHRVLVTGGAGFVGSHLVDRLVARGCAVVAVDNFVTGSKENVAHLSDESRFTLVEADVSDGLPHHHPAIQQRFDAVMHLASPASPTDFAGLPIEILRVGSLGTLHLLDRAVADQARFIMASTSEAYGDPLVHPQPESYWGNVNPIGVRSVYDEGKRFSESATMAYHRYRALDAGIVRIFNTYGPRMRPDDGRAVPTFISQALRGEPITVHGTGAQTRSICYVEDLVTGIVALLDSTETGPINCGTEHELSMRDLAQLVIDLVGSSSTIDFVTRSSDDPEMRRPDLTLARTRLGYHPTVGPEDGLRRTIAYFRHRLGGPG
- a CDS encoding ABC transporter permease; the protein is MPSVSGRPVSARHFVRLKLRVMGNNLRGQGWRITMYVGGIIAGLWLAANGFLISAAPGFVGSEQGFVLVSGFGGGLLVLGWLLLPLVFFGVDETLDPARFALLPIGRRTLVTGLLAAALVGVPTAAVLLATLGLVVSATVLGGVLAGAVQLVGVSAGLVLGVAASRAITSAFAGMLRSRRVRDLAAVLLAVLAALIGPLQLLVIGRLEGADWGRLAQLAEIVGWTPLAAPYSLGVDVVEGRIWAVPLKLAITAATIAGLLWWWSRSLESAMVGTANSGPAKAERGELGAPVSQLFPRPLRWLGRDRYGALVARETLYWWRDMRRRANLITTAVVGVFVPVILNVGTASMVAGGSGVEVSTGASGSATTLGLSMLFVGALAAATLANQFGFDGSAYAANVVAGVPGRLELRARLVGFSIYIVPMLAVISVALGLFLGRPGWITVAAGTLFAAYGTGLAVNLIVSVIGAYSLPETSNPFALNTGAGMAKSLLVFASMIAAAAAAVPMVVATALLGDVWRWLALPVGVGYGFGAALLGLHITGDLLDRRMPELLATVTPRR
- a CDS encoding ATP-binding protein, which produces MTVVLAGRTWSVLVPHHVSGARLARHKLATALANRVRPTLLSDVMAVVAELVGNAVRHARPLPDGMVRITCQLIPLNRGATVRIKVTDGGSGSVPQVRSATADALNGRGLSIVAALAQRWGVEKTGSGRCVWAEIACPDPPAA
- a CDS encoding LCP family protein: MPVQTRRRTTSIESANPHAARGGSGRRPGGRGRSSGPASKRTRRKDPGWARAMVIMGAVLMMLSGTTIVGSKWLIDQATGNIDQANLLGVAGKTDAEGGDSLEGPIDLLLLGIDHRGSWAESDTRADTIIILHIPATHDQAYLISIPRDTEVQVPAFPASGFSGGTAKATEAFFHGAQNGAGHAGGAQLMAETIKGMTGISFDGAAIINFSGFRAVIDSLGSIPICVDADTPSAHMTLVDGKPMWNSDADKVSGDKQQVVHEKGCRQMEGWEALDFSRQRYGLENGDYDRQKNQQKLLKGMAKKAMADGVMTNPLKLRELMEAAGKAFVLDTGGVPVADFVFTLRGVAANDLVMLRTNGGSFNGNGQGREELDELSRDMFRAVKDDNLAEFILANPTVLAGQQ